Proteins encoded together in one Variovorax paradoxus EPS window:
- a CDS encoding amidohydrolase family protein, translated as MAPFSSSLFHAALLACSAAFALSAQAADYTGPIFDAHLHYNEEAWNGSSGPFPPAEALARMQRNGVRAIVGNSRPNEGTRTLAALRETREAGVTVVPFVRLYRNRADYTNWFRDETIHEMVQTELARGTASGPYRGIGEFHLYESANANGPVAKKLMLLAEQRQLAVLAHVDDEAVDLLMAHSPTQGRELRLIWAHTGIGGAPVARVRQMLERYPKLMGELSYRPGLTCEGGKLCAPWRELILAFPDRFLVGSDTWVNQRWSSYDETMQGYRNWLGDLPPAVAQRVAWGNAAGLFGVR; from the coding sequence ATGGCTCCCTTCTCTTCCTCCCTCTTTCATGCGGCGCTGCTGGCCTGTAGCGCAGCCTTCGCCCTCTCGGCCCAGGCAGCCGACTACACCGGCCCGATCTTCGACGCCCACCTCCACTACAACGAGGAAGCCTGGAACGGCAGCAGCGGCCCGTTTCCGCCGGCCGAGGCGCTCGCGCGCATGCAGCGCAACGGCGTGCGCGCCATCGTCGGCAACTCGCGGCCCAACGAAGGCACGCGCACGCTCGCGGCTCTGCGCGAGACGCGCGAAGCCGGCGTCACGGTCGTGCCCTTCGTGCGCCTCTACCGCAACCGCGCCGACTACACCAACTGGTTCCGCGACGAGACCATCCACGAGATGGTGCAGACCGAACTCGCACGCGGCACCGCGAGCGGCCCCTACCGAGGCATCGGCGAATTCCACCTGTACGAGAGCGCCAACGCCAACGGCCCGGTCGCAAAGAAGCTGATGCTGCTGGCCGAGCAACGCCAACTCGCCGTGCTCGCGCACGTGGACGATGAGGCGGTCGACCTGCTGATGGCGCACTCGCCCACGCAAGGCCGCGAGCTGCGGCTGATCTGGGCGCACACCGGCATCGGCGGCGCGCCGGTCGCGCGAGTGCGGCAGATGCTGGAGCGCTATCCGAAACTGATGGGCGAGCTCTCGTACCGCCCAGGCCTTACCTGCGAAGGCGGCAAGCTGTGCGCGCCGTGGCGCGAGCTGATCCTGGCGTTTCCCGACCGCTTCCTCGTCGGCTCCGACACCTGGGTCAACCAGCGCTGGAGTTCCTACGACGAGACCATGCAGGGCTACCGCAACTGGCTCGGCGACCTGCCGCCGGCCGTCGCGCAGCGCGTGGCGTGGGGGAATGCAGCGGGGCTGTTCGGGGTGCGATAG